Proteins from a genomic interval of Burkholderia cepacia GG4:
- a CDS encoding amidase: MTTFTPFPPLAQLAADLAAGRTTSRALVDVALERIADPSGQGAAVFTEVDADNARTAADAHDRLRAAGTVLSPLAGIPVSVKDLFDVAGQVTRAGSRVLDGAPPAKADAVAVARLKRAGAVLVGRTNMSEFAFSGLGLNPHFGTPRSPYRRDVPGDARIAGGSSSGAAASVADGMAAVALGTDTGGSIRIPAALCGLTGFKPTASRIPTQGGVPLSTTLDSFGPIGLTVACCALVDRMLAGLEPHVPAVRPLEGVRLGVLTNYVTDGVDADVAAALDASLKHLEAAGAIVTEVRFSALDRLPDINRFGFSPIEAYAWHRPLLAQHRDQYDPRVLSRILKGEPASAADYLDLLAARAAMLDEAAHTVWSRFDALVAPTVPVVPPRIAELEADDAAFTRANALILRNPSAFNFLDACALSLPCHPRDAAPVGLMLAAAPHRDDALLAIGQSVEAVLNTIR, translated from the coding sequence CGCCGACCTCGCCGCCGGCCGGACCACGAGCCGCGCGCTCGTCGACGTCGCGCTCGAACGGATCGCCGATCCGTCGGGCCAGGGCGCGGCCGTCTTCACCGAAGTCGACGCCGACAATGCGCGCACGGCCGCCGACGCGCACGATCGGCTGCGCGCCGCGGGCACCGTGCTGTCGCCGCTCGCGGGCATCCCCGTGTCGGTGAAGGATCTGTTCGACGTCGCGGGCCAGGTGACGCGCGCCGGTTCGCGCGTGCTCGACGGCGCGCCGCCCGCGAAGGCCGATGCGGTCGCCGTCGCGCGGCTCAAGCGCGCGGGCGCGGTGCTGGTCGGCCGCACCAACATGAGCGAGTTCGCGTTCTCGGGGCTCGGGCTGAACCCGCACTTCGGCACGCCGCGCTCGCCGTACCGTCGCGACGTGCCGGGCGATGCACGAATCGCCGGCGGCTCGTCGTCCGGCGCGGCCGCGTCCGTCGCCGACGGGATGGCGGCCGTCGCGCTCGGCACCGACACCGGCGGCTCGATCCGCATTCCCGCCGCCCTGTGCGGGCTCACGGGCTTCAAGCCGACCGCGAGCCGGATCCCGACGCAAGGCGGTGTGCCGCTGTCGACCACGCTCGACTCGTTCGGCCCGATCGGCCTGACGGTGGCATGCTGCGCGCTCGTCGACCGGATGCTCGCCGGCCTCGAGCCGCATGTGCCGGCCGTGCGGCCGCTCGAAGGCGTGCGGCTCGGCGTGCTGACCAACTATGTCACGGACGGCGTCGACGCCGACGTCGCCGCCGCGCTCGACGCGTCGCTCAAGCATCTCGAGGCCGCCGGCGCGATCGTCACGGAAGTGCGTTTTTCCGCGCTCGACCGGTTGCCGGACATCAACCGTTTCGGCTTCTCGCCGATCGAGGCGTACGCGTGGCATCGCCCGCTGCTCGCGCAGCACCGCGATCAATACGACCCGCGCGTGCTCTCGCGCATCCTGAAGGGCGAACCGGCGAGCGCGGCCGACTATCTCGACCTGCTCGCCGCACGCGCGGCCATGCTGGACGAAGCGGCGCACACGGTCTGGTCGCGCTTCGACGCGCTCGTCGCGCCGACGGTGCCGGTCGTGCCGCCCCGCATCGCTGAACTCGAAGCGGACGACGCCGCGTTCACGCGCGCCAATGCGCTGATCCTGCGCAACCCGAGCGCGTTCAACTTCCTGGACGCGTGCGCGCTGTCGTTGCCGTGCCATCCGCGCGACGCGGCGCCGGTCGGCCTGATGCTCGCGGCCGCGCCGCATCGCGATGACGCGCTGCTCGCGATCGGCCAGTCGGTCGAGGCCGTGCTGAACACCATCCGGTGA